Proteins from one Dromiciops gliroides isolate mDroGli1 chromosome 6, mDroGli1.pri, whole genome shotgun sequence genomic window:
- the MAD2L1 gene encoding mitotic spindle assembly checkpoint protein MAD2A: protein MELQLTRDQGITLRGSADIVAEFFSFGINSILYQRGIYPSETFTRVQKYGLTLLVTTDPELIKYLNNVVDQLKDWLYSCSVQKLVVVISNIESGEVLERWQFDIECDKTAKEDSAPRNKSVKAIQDEIRSVIRQITATVTFLPLLEAACAFDLLIYTDKELVVPEKWEESGPQFIANSEEVRLRSFTTTIHKVNSTVAYKIPVNE from the exons ATGGAGCTGCAGCTCACCCGGGACCAGGGCATTACCCTGCGCGGCAGCGCCGACATCGTCGCCGAGTTCTTCT CCTTTGGCATCAACAGCATCCTGTACCAGCGTGGCATCTACCCCTCCGAGACCTTCACCCGCGTGCAGAAATACGGGCTGACCCTGCTGGTGACCACCGACCCCGAGCTCATCAAGTACCTCAATAACGTCGTGGACCAGCTGAAAG ACTGGTTGTACAGTTGTTCAGTTCAGAAATTGGTGGTGGTGATTTCGAATATTGAAAGTGGCGAAGTCCTTGAACGATGGCAGTTTGATATTGAGTGTGATAAGACGGCAAAAGAAGACAG tGCCCCAAGAAATAAATCAGTGAAAGCTATCCAAGATGAAATTCGTTCAGTGATCCGACAAATTACAGCCACTGTGACATTTCTGCCATTGTTAGAAGCAGCTT GTGCATTTGATCTACTCATTTACACAGACAAAGAACTTGTTGTCCCTGAAAAATGGGAAGAGTCGGGGCCACAGTTTATCGCCAATTCTGAAGAGGTCCGCCTTCGTTCCTTTACTACTACCATCCACAAAGTAAATAGCACGGTGGCCTACAAAATTCCTGTCAACGAGTGA